ACCCAGGGGAAATCCGCTGGCCTCTGGCCCTCTGTCTTCTCTTGGCCTGGGTTATTGTCTACGCCTCACTGGCTAAAGGAATCAAATCATCTGGGAAGGTAATCATTGTCACTTTCCAGCCAACATACTTATATTATTCTTTTGAGGCTTTTCTGAAGAGATATATGTTGTGGTTATTGGTGTCTGTTTTTGGATTGTTGTCTTTGTGTCTACGTTGCTGCACTGATTGACAATAGGATTATAGGATCATTAAAGTTTTTCTATTTTATTGGATTGGATTGGATTCTGTTGGATTCTGTTCTATAGGTGGTGTATTTCACGGCTACGTTCCCCTACGTGGTGCTGGTGATTCTGCTGGTCAGAGGAGTTACTCTGCCTGGAGCTGGGGATGGCATCCTCTACTTCATCACTCCCAAGTGGGAGAAACTCTACGATGCCAAGGTGTGGAAGGATGCTGCAACCCAGATCTTCTTCTCCTTGTCAGCAGGCTGGGGTGGACTTATCACTCTGTCCTCCTACAACAAGTTTCATAACAACTGCTACAGGTGAGCAGGGTTAAACCTTATGGgacggtttcccggacacaggtTCTCTATTGAGTATGCTTCTTACTCCAGGACTAGTCTTAAGCGTCCAGGAAACATGCCCTACATGCAAACTATACTGTAGATGCAACAACTTGTTTCAGACAGTTCAGACTGTCTTTGATCTTTTAGGGACACCATCATTGTGACCTGCACCAACAGTGCCACCAGCATCTTTGCAGGGTTTGTCATCTTCTCTGTCATCGGGTTTATGGCTCATGAGCTGAAAGTGCCCATCGAACAGGTGGCTGATGAGGGTAAAGAAAAccgttattctattctattaaaataactttttgaagtAACATTAGTGTAACCAGACAGTTCTCTTGTCTTGTTGTGATTCTGCAGGTCCTGGCATAGCCTTCGTAGTGTATCCAGAGGCCCTCACcagacttcctctctctcctttctgggccATCATCTTCTTCCTTATGCTACTCACCCTGGGACTGGATACCATGGTAACTATTGTTCTGCTTTCTGTTTTGTGTGGATGTAAGTGTTTGTATTTAATTACTTGgttgtcttttatttttattttatctttatttaactaggcaagtcagttaagaacaaatttttattttaaaatgacggcctaccccgaccaaaccctcccctaacccggacgatgctgggccaattgtgcgctgccctaatGGTTGATAAGACCTCCACAAGGTCTTAGTGGTTGATAAGACCTCCGCAAGGTCTTAGTGGTTGATAAGACCTCCGCAAGGTACTTAATGGTGATAAGACCTCCGCAAGGTCTTAGTGGTTGATAACGACACTCCGCAAGTCTTAGTGGTTGATAAGACCTCCGCAAGGTCTTATGGTTGATAAGACCCCGCAAGGTCTTAGTGGTTGATAAGACCTCCGCAAGGTCTTAGTGGTGATAGACCTCAGACAAGTCTTAGTGGTTGATAAAGACCTCCGCAAGGTCTTAGTGTTGATAAAACTCCGCAGGGTCTTAGTGGTTGATAAGAACCTCCGCAGGTTCTTAGTGGTTGATAAGACCTCCGCAGGGTCTTAGTGGTTGATAAGACCTCCGCAGGTCTTAGTGGTTGATAAGACCTCCGCAGGTCTTAGTGGTGATAAGACCTCCACAGGGTCTTAGTGTTGATAAGACCTCCGCAGGGTCTTAGTGGTTGATAAGACCCCGCAAGGGTCTTAGTGGTTGATAAGACCTCCACAAGGGTCTTAGTGGTTGATAAGACCTCCACAGGTCTTAGTGGTTGATAAAGACCTCCCAAGGTCTTAGTGGTTGATAAGACCTCCACAAGGTCTTAGTGGTTGATAAGACCTCCACAAGGTCTTAGTGGTTGATAAGACCTCCAAAAGGTCTTAGTGGTTGAAAACCTCCACAGGTCTTATGGGTTGATAAGACCTCCACAAGGTCTAGTGGTTGATAAGACCTCCCAGGTCTTAGTGGTTGATAAGACCTCGCAGGGTCTTAGTGTTGATAAGACTCAAGGTCTTATTGTATAAGACCTCCGCAGGGTCTAGTGTTAAAGACCTCCGCAGGTCTTAGTGGTTGATAAGACCTCCGCAAGGGCTTAGTGGTTGATAAGACTCCGCAAGGTCTTAGTGGTTGATAAGACCTCCAACAAGGTCTTAGTGGTTGATAAGACCTCCGCAAGGTCTTATGTTtataagacctccacaagtcttagTGGTTGATAAGACCTCCGCAAGGTCTTATTGGTTAGATAAGACCTCCGCAAGTCTTAGTGGTTGATAAGACCTCCACAAGGTCTTAGTGGTGATAAGACCTCCACAAGGTCTTAGTGGTTGATAAGACCTCCACAAGGTCTTAGTGGTTGATAAGACCTCCACAAGGTCTTAGTGGTTGATAAGACCTCCACAAGGTCTTAGTGGTTGATAAGACCTCCACAAGGTCTTAGTGGTTGATAAAGACCTCCCACAAGTCTGTAGTGCGTTGaataacctccacaagtcttagTGGTTGATAAGACCTCCACAGGGTCTTAGTGGTTGATAAGACCTCCGCAGGGTCTTAGTGGTTGATAAGACCTCCACAAGGTCTTTGTGGTTCATTGTAAGTATGTGTAGTACCAAGATTATGTCATTTGGCTTTCTGTTGTTCGACGGAATCTATTATAATAATTAAGTATCTACTGTCCCTGTCTCAGTTTGCCACCATTGAGACCATAGTGACGTCTGTGTCAGATGAGTTCCCCAGATATCTGAGGAAGTACAAGGCCCTCTTCACCCTGGGGTGCTGCACCTCTTTCTACATCCTGGGGTACCCCATGATCACAGAGGTAAGGCCTAATCTGATCCTCAACATTCATCTGTAGCGTTTACCATAAATGGCGAATGCCTTGAGAAGGCGCTGTGTAGTGCGCTGCTCTGCAACAACTAGATCCCGGCCCTAGTCATTTTGTCAATAACGCAAATGTATTATACAGTTTAGGTGTCTGAGTGGCACGTCTCAAACACTAAGGATACACAGTCAAACTAATAGAATGACATTGAGAGTCAGTGAGGCTGTATAGAGGACTGCTACGTTTTCAGTGCTCTGATGGGTCTTGTATCCCGTCCTTGCAGAATGGAATGTATATGCTTCAGCTGGTGGACACATACGCAGCCTCATACTCTCTGATCATCATCGCCATCTTTGAACTTGTGGGAGTTTCATACATTTATGGTGAGTCATGTATAGTCTTGACAGGCACTGGTCCAGTGTTTGTACAGTTATTTCAGACCGTATTCAAAAGATACCTAATTCGACAAAGACCTTATTTGGCATAAGCCTTCCTGTAAATGTTTTCAAGATATGCTTTACTAATTGTGGTTGAGTGACATTATCAAGCTTGGTACTGTGTGTGAAAGGACTCAAACTAACTGGTTGTTGTGTTCTAGGTCTGAAGAGGTTCTGTGAAGACATTGAAATGATGATCGGGTTCCAGCCAAACATGTTCTGGAGGGTCTGCTGGGCCTTTGTGACCCCCACCATTCTCACAGTAGGTGCTACCATCCCCAGGCCAAGATTAAATGTATTCTGTATTCCCATGTTGCTCTGTGTGATTTTATATAGAACATGTTGCTTTCAGCATAAGAAACGGTGCATAAGAAACAGTGATAACTGCATAAAAATCGAATTACATGGACATTGTGCATCACTATATCATGTCAGTCATATTGAGTGTTTCCATGAGTGTTCTagtccagggtttcccaaactcggtcctggggcccaccctgggtgcacgttttggtttttgccctagcactacacagctgattcaaattaccaactcatcatcaagctttgattattgaatcatctgtgtagtgctagggtaaaaaccaaaacgtgcacccagggtggGCCCCAGGACCAAAAAACGTGCATCCTGTTCTAGCCAAATGCAGGGGCTTTATCCCTTCTAATAATGCTATTTCTATAGTTCACCTAATGCTCAGTAGCCTTTAATGTCTTGGTTGTCCCTGTCTTCTGCCTGTACTACAGTTTATCCTGGGTCTGAGTCTGTACCACTGGAAGGTGATGACCTATGAGACCTACACCTACCCCACCTGGTCCATGGTGATGGGCTGGCTCATGGTGGTGTGTTCTGTTATCTGGATCCCCATCATGTTTTGCATCAAGATGCACCTGGCCCCCGGCACCTTCATCCAGGTATGAGATGATTTACTGTAGCTATCCCCCCCGCTAAAGACATTTACCGTAGCTCCCCCTCCCCCTGCTAAAGACATTTAATGTagctcccccctccctctgctaAAGACATTTACTGTAGCTCCCCCTCCACCCGGCCTAAAAGACCATTTAATTAGCTCCCCCTCCTGCtaaagaacatttattgtagctcctccctccctctgctaaaCACATTTAATGTagctccccctccctctgctaAAGACATTTAATGTAGCTCCCCCCTGCCCCTGCTAAAGCCTTTAATGGCTCCCCGTCCCCCTGCTAATGACATTTACTGTAGCTCCACTCCCCCTGCTAAAGACATTTACAGTAGCCACCCTCCCcttgataaaaacatttaatgtagcTCCCCCTCCCCTTGCtaaaaacatttaatgtagcTTCCCTCCCTGGCTAAAGACATTCAATGTAGCTCCCCTCCCCTTGCTAAAAACATTTAATGTAGTCCCCATCTCCCCactaaatacatttaatgtaGCTCCCCCTCCCTGCTAAAGACATTTACTGTAGCTTCCCTCCCTGCTAAAGACATTTAATGTAGCTCCCCCTCCCCCactaaatacatttaatgtagctccccctccccccactaAATACTTTACTGTAGCTCCCCCTCCCCTGCTAAAGACATTTACTGTAGCTCCCCCACCCCCTGCTAAAGACATTTACTGTAGTTCCACCTCCCCTGCTAAAGACATTTACTGTAGCTCCACTCCCCCTGCTAAAGACATACTGTAGCCCCCCCTCCCCCTGCTAAAGACATTTAATGTagctcccccctcccccactaaatacatttaatgtaGCTCTCCCCTCCCCCACTAAATAATTAATGTGACTCCCCTCCCCCCACTAAAACATTTACTGTAGCTCCCCTCCCCTGCTAAAACATTTACTGTAGCTCTCCCTCCCCCACTAAAGACATTTACTGTagctcccccctccccctgctaAAGACATTTACTGTAGCTCCCCCTCCCCCTGCTAAAGACATTTAATGTAGCTCCCCCCTCCCCTGCTAAAGACATTTAATGTAGCTCCCCCTCCTCTGCTAAATACATTTACTGTAGCTCCCCCCTCCCCTGCTAAAGACATTTAATGTAGCCCCCTCTCCCCGCTAAAGACTTTACTGTagctcccccctccctctgctaAAGACATTTACTGTAGCTACCCCTCCCCTGCTAAAGACATTTAATGTAGCTCCTCCTGCCCTCTGCTAAAGACCTTTAATGTAGCTCCCCCTCCCCCTGCTAAAGACATTTAATATAGCTCCCCCTGCCCCTGCTAAAGCCATTTAATGTAGCTCCCGTCCCCCTGCTAATGACATTTACTGTAGCTCCACTCCCCCTCTAAAGACATTTACTGTAGCTCCCCCTTCCCTGCTAAAGACATTTAATGTagctcccccctccccctgctaaagacatttaatgtagctctcccctccccccactaaatacatttaatgtagctccccctccccccactaAATACATTTACTGTAGCTCCCCCTCCCCTGCTAAAGACATTTACTGTagctctcccctccccccactaAAGACATTACTGTAGCTCCCCCCTCCCTGCTAAAGACATTTACTGTAGCCCCCCTCCCCCTGCTAAAGACATTTAATGtagctccccccctcccctctaaaACATTTAATGTAGCTCCCCCTCCTCTGCTAAATACATTTACTGTAGCTCCCCCCTTCCCTGCTAAAGACATTTAATGTAGCCCCCCTCTCCCCGCTAAAGACATTTACTGTagctccccctccctctgctaAAGACATTTACTGTAGCTACCCTCCCCCTgctaaagacatttaatgagctcctcctccctctgctaaAGACCTTTAATGTAGCTCCCCCTCCCCCTGCTAAAGACATTTAATATAGCTCCCCCTGCCCCTGCTAAAGCCATTTAATGTAGCTCCCCGTCCCCCTGCTAATGACATTTACTGTAGCTCCACTCCCCCTGCTAAAGACATTTACTGTAGCTCCCCCTCCCCTGCTAAAGACATTTAATGTAGCTCCCCCTCCCCCTGCTAAAGACATTTACTGTAGCTCCCCCCTCCTGCTAAAGACATTTACTGTAGCTCCACTCCCCCTGCTAAAGACATTTACTGTagctcccccctccccctgctaAAGACATTTACTGTAGCTCCCCCTCCCCTGCTAAAGACATTTAATGTAGCTCCCCCTGCCCCTGCTAAAGCCATTTAATGTAGCTCCCCTCCCCTGCTAATGACATTTACTGTAGCTCCACTCCCCCTGCTAAAGACATTTACAGTAGCCACCCTCCCCTTGataaaacatttaatgtagcTCCCCCTCCCTTGCtaaaaacatttaatgtagcTTCCCCTCCCTGCTAAAGACATTCAATGTAGCTCCCCTCCCTTGCTAAAGACATTTACTGTagctcccccctccccctgctaAAGACATTTAATGTAGCTCCCCTCCTGCTAAAGACCTTTACTgtagctcctccctccctctgctaaaGACATTTAATGTAGCTACCCCTCCCCCTGCTAAAGACATTTACTGTAGCTCCTCCTGCCCTCTGCTAAAGACCTTTACTgtagctcctccctccctctgtaaaGACCTTACTGTagctcctccctcctctgctAAAGACATTTAATGTAGCTACCCCTCCCCCGCTAAAGACATTTACTGTAGCTCCTCCTGCCCTCTGCTAAAGACCTTTAATGTAGCTCCCCTCCCCTGCTAAAGACATTTAATGTagctcccccctccccctgcaAAGACATTTAATGTAGCTCCCCCCTCCTGCTTAAGACATTTACTGTagctcccccctccccctgctaAAGACATTTAATGTAACTCCCCCCTCCCCTGCTTAAGACATTTactgtctctctcatcttccaTGTTATGTAGTGGTCcaataatgtagcctaataaTGCTTAATGTAGCCTAATGTAGCCTAATAATGCCTAATGTAGCTTGATAGTGAAATTGAGATGCTTGGTAAGATCATCCTACAAAAGAGTGAAAATAATTGGAATATTCTTCTGATGCTATGTTACTACACTTGTTCCAGGACATCTGGCTCAAGGGACAATGGTTTTTATACAACAGTGTTCTAATGTTTTCCTGATGTGTACCCTGGTATTACGACATGTTATGGTAATGAATTTAATGATGTTTCAGCGTCTGAAGCTAGTGTGCTCCCCTCAGCCGGACTGGGGTCCCTTCCTGATGAAGCACAGAGGAGAACGATACAAGAACATGATGGACCCGCTAGGAACCAACTCCCTGGGGCTCAAACTCCCTCCTCAAGGCCTTCAGCTGGGCCAGACCCAGTGCTAATGTCTGTTCCTGGACAAGTGACAAAGTTCA
This portion of the Salvelinus sp. IW2-2015 linkage group LG4q.1:29, ASM291031v2, whole genome shotgun sequence genome encodes:
- the LOC111962746 gene encoding sodium- and chloride-dependent glycine transporter 2-like; the protein is MDCSEEMNNRHVSDPPTQVSLPQSDTGAVAVTINKQENVPDLPSSNCQHPSKTEEQTFSHPVDRPNTRNGTFKTDAPATHNTDVDGAECASVDHFTIHCHGTASCPNESVTTSPVEQNGTGTEISPTTVILGTDGNISVLPGTVTGDGDDDDEGGDENKARGNWSNKMDFILSMVGYAVGLGNVWRFPYLAFQNGGGAFLIPYLIMLGLAGIPIFLLEVSLGQFASQGPVSVWKAIPALQGCGIAMLIISVLIAIYYNIIMCWTLYYLFASLKGSLPWANCKNKWNTQHCKDKDMLLLDSCILRDGDATSIRNTTLCLSADVIGNLSKLTNITSEINKTYVSPSEEYFKYNVLNISKGIEYPGEIRWPLALCLLLAWVIVYASLAKGIKSSGKVVYFTATFPYVVLVILLVRGVTLPGAGDGILYFITPKWEKLYDAKVWKDAATQIFFSLSAGWGGLITLSSYNKFHNNCYRDTIIVTCTNSATSIFAGFVIFSVIGFMAHELKVPIEQVADEGPGIAFVVYPEALTRLPLSPFWAIIFFLMLLTLGLDTMFATIETIVTSVSDEFPRYLRKYKALFTLGCCTSFYILGYPMITENGMYMLQLVDTYAASYSLIIIAIFELVGVSYIYGLKRFCEDIEMMIGFQPNMFWRVCWAFVTPTILTFILGLSLYHWKVMTYETYTYPTWSMVMGWLMVVCSVIWIPIMFCIKMHLAPGTFIQRLKLVCSPQPDWGPFLMKHRGERYKNMMDPLGTNSLGLKLPPQGLQLGQTQC